One Granulicella sp. 5B5 DNA window includes the following coding sequences:
- a CDS encoding flagellar hook capping FlgD N-terminal domain-containing protein: MINPIHASNAPITQPMAIQQGQTKSAAAPASTTGSSGSTDTSTNSATTGIGSTFLNLLVQELQNQDPTAPMDSTAMVGQMISLNQLDQLISINQAVGGTSSTPDATTSNGAARSSVAAADALTPPSKSNMSSSGTAAALATQPAANPSHATIQQ; this comes from the coding sequence ATGATCAACCCTATACATGCAAGCAACGCGCCGATTACACAGCCGATGGCCATTCAGCAGGGGCAGACCAAGAGTGCCGCCGCCCCCGCGAGCACAACGGGCAGCTCGGGAAGCACTGACACAAGTACTAACTCGGCAACAACAGGAATTGGTTCGACGTTCCTCAACCTTCTGGTGCAGGAGCTACAAAACCAGGACCCGACCGCTCCGATGGATTCAACGGCGATGGTCGGTCAGATGATTTCGCTGAATCAACTAGACCAGTTGATTAGCATCAACCAGGCCGTCGGTGGGACATCGAGCACACCGGATGCAACCACGTCCAACGGAGCCGCTAGATCGTCAGTAGCGGCTGCGGATGCGCTTACGCCACCGAGCAAATCCAACATGAGTTCTTCGGGCACCGCGGCAGCTCTCGCGACTCAGCCGGCGGCGAACCCTTCTCACGCGACGATTCAACAGTAA
- the flgB gene encoding flagellar basal body rod protein FlgB — translation MTQPSVTLNSLEAYLRLTSMREQVVTGNMANIDTPGYHTRDIDFSTELNRFLDAGSGDATVGATQQLHPASYEVASLLQRPDGNNVDLDREGTLLAELQLQHEMGVQLIKDRFHMILTAINGGGQ, via the coding sequence ATGACGCAGCCATCTGTGACACTCAACTCTCTCGAAGCCTATCTGCGACTAACCAGTATGCGGGAGCAGGTGGTCACGGGCAACATGGCCAATATCGATACGCCGGGATATCACACACGCGACATCGATTTCTCGACTGAGTTGAACCGTTTTCTGGACGCCGGCTCCGGCGATGCAACTGTGGGAGCCACTCAGCAGTTGCATCCTGCCTCCTATGAGGTCGCGAGCCTGCTGCAGCGTCCGGACGGAAACAACGTCGATCTCGACCGTGAGGGGACTTTGCTTGCGGAGCTCCAGCTTCAGCATGAAATGGGAGTGCAACTCATCAAAGACCGCTTTCACATGATCCTTACCGCAATCAATGGAGGAGGACAATGA
- a CDS encoding flagellar biosynthetic protein FliO, with the protein MSQRSVLSVKTETSKPIFGLVLQRQSPRSLIPKALAVATRIWGWIRVKNDARTDASRLQVIDRVLMAEKNYLFIVQVDGRRFLVGGGQTALSLLTELKSAEPFSDVLKFTTKAGKPRGRKKTINKIVKPEVQQ; encoded by the coding sequence ATGAGCCAACGTAGCGTGCTATCAGTGAAGACTGAGACCAGCAAGCCAATTTTCGGGCTGGTCTTGCAGAGGCAGTCGCCTCGCAGCTTGATACCGAAAGCCCTCGCGGTCGCTACGCGCATATGGGGCTGGATAAGAGTCAAGAACGATGCGCGCACAGATGCCAGCCGCCTTCAGGTGATTGATCGCGTATTGATGGCGGAGAAGAACTATCTGTTCATCGTGCAAGTGGATGGCAGGCGTTTTCTGGTCGGGGGAGGACAGACAGCATTGTCTCTGCTGACCGAACTGAAGAGCGCTGAACCGTTTTCGGATGTATTGAAGTTCACAACGAAGGCCGGCAAACCCAGGGGCCGCAAAAAGACGATCAACAAGATAGTCAAGCCGGAGGTGCAGCAATGA
- the fliP gene encoding flagellar type III secretion system pore protein FliP (The bacterial flagellar biogenesis protein FliP forms a type III secretion system (T3SS)-type pore required for flagellar assembly.): MSKYLCTLLLLLVPMTAVRLHASVPNDFRATIQQEPSTGIDAPSFSPAPASPNRLNPNEIRITGLGGSSPQWTIFVLLTFLTLIPSLLICMTPFARLLIVFHFLRQALGLQTTPSNQTLVGLSLIMTFFLMQPVGDAIYHDSIVPLQQGKVNAIKALELGLVPMRHFMAPYIREKDAELFLEMAHEPRPRNIDDLSFRVLLPAYILSELKSGFQIGAVLFLPFLVVDMVVASIISSVGMMQLPPVVISTPLKLLLFLMVDGWHLLIGSLMRSFN, encoded by the coding sequence ATGAGCAAATACCTCTGCACATTGTTGTTGCTCTTGGTGCCCATGACTGCCGTACGATTGCATGCTTCTGTGCCTAATGACTTCAGAGCCACCATCCAACAGGAGCCATCGACAGGGATCGATGCTCCGAGTTTTTCACCGGCGCCTGCCAGCCCGAACAGGCTAAATCCAAATGAAATTCGCATTACAGGTCTGGGTGGCTCATCGCCACAGTGGACGATCTTTGTTCTGCTGACGTTTCTTACGCTGATTCCATCTCTGCTGATATGTATGACGCCCTTCGCCCGGTTGCTGATTGTCTTCCACTTTCTGCGGCAGGCACTTGGATTGCAGACGACGCCTTCCAATCAGACTCTGGTCGGGTTGTCGCTGATTATGACGTTTTTCCTGATGCAGCCTGTAGGAGATGCGATTTATCACGACTCGATCGTGCCTTTGCAGCAGGGGAAGGTCAATGCGATAAAAGCACTCGAACTGGGATTGGTTCCGATGCGTCATTTCATGGCGCCTTACATTCGCGAGAAAGATGCAGAGCTGTTTCTTGAAATGGCCCATGAGCCGCGCCCCAGAAACATAGATGATTTGTCTTTTCGTGTGCTGCTTCCGGCCTACATCCTGTCTGAGCTCAAGTCAGGCTTCCAAATTGGAGCTGTGCTGTTCCTGCCGTTCCTCGTCGTAGATATGGTCGTTGCCTCGATCATCTCTTCAGTAGGAATGATGCAGTTGCCGCCAGTTGTCATTTCAACACCGCTGAAGCTTCTTCTTTTCCTGATGGTGGATGGTTGGCATTTGTTGATCGGTTCTCTCATGAGGAGTTTCAACTAA
- a CDS encoding flagellar hook protein FlgE, translating to MASFSIPLSGLTAAQEQLQSISNNLSNLNTTGYKDQNVNFSDLFAQATMTNGAGDPLQIGSGVATASTTSDFTDGAQSATGIASNMELTGNGFFVTQSATGQDSFTRAGDFTVNNSGEIVAPDGSLVLGYPAVGGVVDTSAALQPIQVGNANSPAVATTSLQVTANLDSDTAVGSSGGASTLSVYDSLGQAHTLSIQYTNAGNNSWNYSVTIPSADLSSGGTGATQIASGSLSFNSSGQLELQGTPPATSININIPSGAGTSLADGAAPMSLNWNLTDGSGNPLITQTASASTTSATSQNGYASGTLSSYTVQPDGTVQGTFSSGATLALGQVAVATFANQQGLASNGNSEYQATVASGGAVMGVAGAGGRGSIVGGSVESSNVDISTEFAKMIVAQQAYSANAKAITTFNQVSQTTISMIQ from the coding sequence GTGGCTTCATTTTCGATACCCCTCTCTGGGTTGACTGCAGCGCAGGAACAGCTTCAGTCGATCTCCAACAATCTCTCCAATCTGAACACGACGGGCTACAAGGACCAGAACGTCAACTTCAGCGATCTGTTTGCGCAGGCCACGATGACCAACGGAGCAGGCGATCCGCTGCAGATCGGGTCCGGCGTTGCCACGGCCTCTACGACCTCTGATTTTACGGATGGAGCGCAGAGCGCTACCGGCATCGCGTCGAACATGGAACTTACCGGCAACGGGTTCTTTGTCACGCAATCCGCCACGGGGCAAGACAGCTTTACCAGAGCCGGGGACTTCACTGTCAACAACTCCGGTGAGATAGTTGCACCTGACGGAAGCCTGGTGCTGGGATATCCGGCCGTGGGCGGTGTTGTCGATACCTCAGCCGCGTTACAGCCTATTCAAGTGGGCAACGCAAACAGCCCGGCTGTCGCGACCACAAGCCTTCAAGTAACAGCGAACCTCGATTCGGACACTGCGGTTGGCAGTTCCGGTGGAGCGAGCACGCTCTCGGTGTATGACTCTTTGGGCCAGGCACATACGTTATCGATCCAATATACGAATGCCGGTAACAATAGCTGGAACTACAGTGTGACGATCCCGTCAGCGGACCTCAGCTCAGGAGGAACAGGCGCGACCCAGATTGCGTCGGGAAGTTTGAGTTTTAATAGTTCCGGCCAGCTCGAGTTGCAGGGAACGCCGCCAGCTACGTCGATCAACATCAACATTCCCTCCGGTGCAGGTACTTCGCTGGCCGATGGTGCGGCGCCCATGTCGCTCAACTGGAACCTAACCGATGGGAGTGGAAATCCGCTGATTACGCAAACGGCCTCGGCGAGCACGACCAGCGCCACATCTCAGAATGGCTACGCCAGCGGTACACTGTCGAGTTACACCGTTCAGCCTGACGGCACGGTGCAGGGTACCTTCTCGAGCGGAGCGACTCTGGCGTTGGGGCAGGTAGCGGTTGCGACCTTCGCGAATCAACAGGGCCTGGCCAGCAATGGAAACAGCGAGTATCAGGCCACCGTTGCATCTGGTGGCGCCGTGATGGGTGTCGCCGGAGCAGGTGGGCGAGGAAGCATTGTCGGGGGATCCGTCGAGTCCTCGAACGTGGACATTTCTACCGAGTTCGCCAAAATGATCGTGGCCCAGCAGGCATACTCCGCGAATGCAAAGGCGATAACCACGTTCAATCAGGTATCACAGACAACGATCTCAATGATCCAGTAG
- the flgC gene encoding flagellar basal body rod protein FlgC codes for MSIFDALTISASALQAERQRAEIVAANMANAETTHTQSGGPFRRREVVFESASPSPFQIALARSGAPTAPEGSVHISEVVDDPSPPIMRYEPGHPDANEDGYVAYPAINPAMEMVDMMSAVRAYQLNASAVSATKQMIQQSIDILKS; via the coding sequence ATGAGTATCTTCGATGCACTTACGATCAGTGCGTCAGCCTTGCAGGCGGAGCGCCAGCGCGCGGAGATTGTCGCCGCGAATATGGCAAATGCTGAGACAACGCACACGCAATCGGGAGGCCCTTTTCGCCGGCGGGAGGTGGTGTTTGAGTCTGCCTCACCTTCGCCGTTCCAGATTGCGCTTGCGCGCAGCGGTGCCCCAACCGCGCCTGAGGGGAGCGTACATATATCGGAGGTGGTCGATGATCCATCGCCTCCTATCATGCGTTATGAGCCCGGCCATCCCGACGCCAACGAGGACGGGTATGTCGCTTATCCGGCGATCAATCCAGCAATGGAGATGGTCGACATGATGAGCGCCGTTCGTGCCTATCAGTTGAATGCGTCGGCGGTGAGCGCGACCAAACAGATGATCCAACAGTCAATTGACATCTTGAAGAGCTAA
- the fliE gene encoding flagellar hook-basal body complex protein FliE translates to MSHSITGLGSITPWSEYAEPNTGTSGGQGGFSGVLKNALSEVNQLSTGADAQIGSLMQGGAVDMNGVMVAVEKADVAFQLMMQVRNKIVSAYQDIEKMQF, encoded by the coding sequence ATGAGTCATAGCATCACAGGCCTCGGTTCCATTACGCCATGGAGCGAGTATGCGGAGCCGAATACAGGGACTTCTGGGGGACAGGGGGGATTCAGCGGTGTCCTGAAGAATGCGCTCAGTGAGGTGAACCAGTTGAGCACCGGGGCGGATGCGCAGATTGGCAGCCTGATGCAGGGTGGAGCTGTCGATATGAATGGTGTGATGGTTGCCGTCGAGAAAGCGGATGTCGCGTTTCAGTTGATGATGCAGGTACGCAACAAGATTGTCAGCGCGTACCAGGACATAGAGAAGATGCAGTTCTAA
- a CDS encoding FliH/SctL family protein, translating to MMNISSNASDEAEYPFIASPLNYRDVSEQMPPDEAQIDDGSVAEEKVDAPISSGPTPEEVDTLLAKSRSDAIHETEEKMRMESDRALLQAREAFLRSLEAFAESRKDYFATVETEVIRLALAIAAKILHRESSADPMLVAAMVRIELDKLQAGSKVVLHVPAENQSDWVLAMSQLPRNIQAEVVGDAHLKAGDCVLQAEVGSVDLGIDAQLMNVEQSFLELLSKRPAK from the coding sequence ATGATGAATATCTCCTCTAATGCCTCGGACGAAGCCGAGTATCCGTTCATTGCGAGCCCGCTTAATTATCGGGATGTCTCCGAACAGATGCCTCCAGACGAGGCGCAGATTGATGATGGCAGTGTGGCTGAAGAAAAAGTCGATGCTCCGATCTCAAGTGGTCCGACGCCGGAAGAGGTCGATACACTGCTGGCGAAGAGCCGATCAGACGCGATCCATGAGACCGAAGAGAAGATGCGAATGGAATCGGATCGAGCTTTGTTGCAGGCGCGCGAGGCTTTCCTTCGGAGCCTGGAGGCTTTCGCTGAGTCGCGCAAGGATTACTTCGCCACTGTAGAGACTGAGGTGATCCGGCTTGCGCTGGCAATCGCTGCGAAGATCCTTCATCGCGAGTCATCTGCGGACCCGATGCTGGTTGCAGCGATGGTTCGAATCGAACTCGACAAGCTGCAAGCGGGTTCGAAGGTTGTGCTGCATGTTCCAGCGGAGAATCAGAGCGACTGGGTTCTTGCGATGTCGCAACTACCTCGCAACATTCAGGCCGAGGTTGTGGGTGACGCTCATCTCAAGGCAGGTGATTGCGTGTTGCAGGCCGAGGTCGGTTCTGTTGACCTTGGCATCGATGCGCAACTTATGAACGTCGAGCAGAGTTTTCTTGAGCTGCTGTCGAAGAGGCCAGCCAAGTGA
- the fliF gene encoding flagellar basal-body MS-ring/collar protein FliF encodes MSNLTTKPAAANNLEMLNRVKVFWAGRTPRQRIYLGVALGIALAALALFAQMMTNPDYKLLMSGLDPADAQVIASELAQKKIPYKTSTDGSSISVPAAQLDAARLEVASHDATHSGRIGFEIFDKVSWGQTEFDEKVNYQRALEGELERTIQTMKGVKSARVHIVMATDSVFMDRERGAKASVALQLRRGTLSREQDNAIARLVAGAVDELKPADVTIVDADSNRPLTTRDDDSGTGNEQLEKRLTQHLVETLAPVVGQDHLRATVNVEYDNSTSEESQEKYDPNVSVPLNVQRSEQSSNGAAAIGGVPGTTSNVPGAKASVPPAVAPGQSSKSEEDSYGVNRTTRHTVEPAGRIRRITAAVVVDDAVERKLVKGSWVETRHKRSPDEIKLISELTQAAVGYDSGRGDVVNVENLAFAEGAQDLNPSGSFMERTHEFVEDYAPLFRYGSLFALFGLIYFLMFRPIQKQALSITEPIMNELAAPLELPALEGESSQEMLAHRAALLKKQLTEAVRANPESGTSAIRSWLQEDNV; translated from the coding sequence ATGAGCAATCTGACTACGAAACCTGCGGCTGCGAACAACCTCGAGATGTTGAATCGCGTGAAGGTCTTTTGGGCCGGGAGGACGCCAAGGCAGCGGATTTACTTAGGGGTGGCGCTGGGAATAGCGCTCGCTGCGCTGGCTTTATTCGCGCAGATGATGACGAATCCGGACTACAAGCTGCTGATGTCCGGGCTCGATCCTGCCGATGCGCAGGTCATAGCCTCGGAGCTGGCGCAAAAGAAGATCCCATATAAGACCAGCACGGATGGTAGCTCGATCAGTGTGCCGGCGGCTCAGCTCGATGCTGCACGATTGGAGGTAGCTTCACACGATGCTACGCATAGCGGCCGCATCGGCTTTGAGATCTTCGACAAGGTGTCATGGGGGCAGACTGAGTTCGATGAGAAGGTGAACTATCAGCGTGCACTGGAAGGCGAGCTGGAGCGCACGATTCAGACCATGAAGGGTGTGAAGAGTGCGCGCGTTCACATCGTAATGGCAACGGACTCCGTGTTTATGGACCGGGAGCGCGGAGCGAAGGCCTCTGTTGCGCTGCAGCTACGGAGGGGGACATTGTCCAGAGAGCAGGACAACGCGATTGCGCGACTGGTTGCAGGTGCGGTCGATGAGCTCAAGCCTGCGGATGTGACGATCGTCGATGCAGACTCCAACCGGCCGCTGACTACCCGCGACGATGACAGCGGTACAGGGAATGAGCAACTAGAGAAGCGGCTCACGCAACATCTGGTGGAGACGCTGGCACCGGTCGTGGGCCAAGACCACCTGCGGGCCACCGTGAATGTGGAGTACGACAACAGCACCAGTGAGGAGAGCCAGGAGAAGTACGATCCGAACGTCAGTGTGCCGCTGAATGTTCAACGTTCGGAACAGAGCTCGAATGGAGCTGCCGCTATTGGGGGCGTCCCGGGAACCACCAGTAATGTTCCTGGAGCCAAGGCATCCGTACCTCCTGCCGTGGCGCCGGGGCAGTCTTCCAAATCGGAGGAGGATTCGTATGGAGTCAACCGCACGACGCGGCATACGGTTGAACCCGCGGGCCGCATTCGCCGGATTACGGCAGCGGTGGTTGTCGACGATGCGGTTGAGCGAAAGCTGGTCAAAGGCAGTTGGGTGGAGACGCGCCACAAACGCTCTCCAGATGAGATCAAACTGATATCCGAATTGACGCAGGCGGCCGTTGGCTACGACAGCGGACGTGGCGATGTTGTGAACGTGGAAAACCTAGCATTCGCAGAAGGGGCGCAGGACCTCAATCCTTCAGGGAGCTTTATGGAACGCACCCATGAGTTCGTAGAAGACTATGCTCCGCTGTTTCGGTATGGATCGTTGTTTGCGTTGTTCGGCCTGATCTATTTTCTGATGTTCAGGCCGATCCAGAAGCAAGCATTGTCTATTACAGAACCCATCATGAATGAGCTAGCCGCGCCGCTGGAACTGCCTGCGTTGGAAGGTGAGAGTTCGCAAGAGATGCTTGCGCATCGGGCAGCGCTGCTAAAGAAGCAACTCACGGAGGCTGTAAGGGCGAACCCTGAGAGCGGCACCTCAGCGATACGGTCATGGTTGCAGGAGGACAACGTATGA
- a CDS encoding FliM/FliN family flagellar motor C-terminal domain-containing protein, producing the protein MTVDTDVTAPRDLAKLLPGLPCRLVLEIPVSHFTVRDLLNLKPDVLVETSFHQSSDLPLHVNGQLVGWTEFEVVGERLAVRLTDLS; encoded by the coding sequence ATGACCGTCGATACCGATGTGACAGCTCCGCGTGATCTGGCGAAGTTGTTGCCAGGGCTCCCGTGTCGTTTGGTGCTAGAGATCCCGGTGTCACACTTCACCGTCCGAGATTTGCTGAATCTGAAACCAGATGTTTTAGTGGAGACAAGTTTTCATCAAAGCAGCGATTTACCGCTACACGTCAATGGGCAACTGGTGGGTTGGACCGAATTTGAGGTTGTAGGGGAGCGGCTCGCCGTGCGGCTGACGGATCTCTCATGA
- a CDS encoding FliI/YscN family ATPase: MIDEPRMLKAFFDRLDETGAIYWRGKVSQVVGNLIESEGPLCSVGDACQIRGATGRCYSGEVVGFRGSTILSMVIEPPTGIRLNDSVLSKGTRPSIRVGEELLGRVIDANGDPLDGKGNYQAQQWMRIDGTAPQPLERRAIREPLGCGVRALDGFVTCGRGQRLGIFGGSGVGKSTLLGMMLRGTSADVTVLSLVGERGREVGEFLEIIGEEGLRRCVVVVSTSDQSPLLRLRAPLCATAVAEYFASQGKNVLLVVDSLTRFAMAQREIGLASGEPPTAKGYTPSVLNLLARLVERAGNFSTGSITAFYTVLMEGDDQQDPVVDTVRSLLDGHIILDRELATNGHYPPIAVLDSLSRLMPSVASKEHMEKASALRRLLSAYTRSEDLIRIGAYQKGSDPILDRAVEIMPKFRAFLTQNPNDVVSFSRVIQSLQEVLN; this comes from the coding sequence GTGATCGATGAACCCCGTATGCTCAAGGCTTTCTTCGATCGCCTGGATGAAACCGGCGCGATCTATTGGCGAGGCAAGGTGTCGCAGGTTGTCGGAAACCTGATTGAATCGGAGGGGCCGTTGTGCTCTGTCGGCGACGCCTGTCAGATCAGGGGCGCTACAGGCAGGTGTTATAGCGGAGAGGTTGTGGGGTTTCGGGGCTCTACGATTCTTTCGATGGTGATCGAGCCGCCAACCGGGATTCGATTGAATGACAGTGTTCTATCGAAAGGGACACGACCGTCGATCCGTGTCGGCGAGGAGTTGCTTGGCCGCGTGATCGATGCGAATGGAGATCCTCTCGATGGCAAGGGCAACTATCAGGCCCAACAATGGATGCGGATTGACGGGACGGCACCGCAGCCTCTCGAACGGCGTGCGATTCGGGAGCCATTGGGGTGCGGCGTTCGAGCGTTGGATGGGTTTGTAACGTGCGGCAGAGGCCAAAGGCTCGGAATCTTTGGGGGGAGTGGCGTCGGGAAGAGCACACTGCTTGGCATGATGCTGCGTGGTACGAGTGCCGATGTCACTGTGCTGTCGCTGGTGGGTGAGCGAGGCAGAGAGGTTGGTGAGTTTCTAGAGATCATTGGCGAGGAGGGGTTGCGACGTTGCGTCGTGGTGGTGTCAACCTCCGATCAATCGCCTCTGTTGCGTCTACGTGCTCCTCTTTGTGCAACGGCAGTGGCAGAGTACTTTGCAAGCCAGGGGAAGAATGTGTTGCTGGTGGTGGACTCGCTCACAAGGTTCGCGATGGCGCAGCGCGAGATCGGCCTGGCTAGCGGGGAACCACCGACTGCCAAGGGGTATACACCATCTGTACTGAATTTGCTGGCGCGCCTGGTCGAACGCGCGGGCAATTTCTCAACGGGCAGCATCACGGCGTTCTATACGGTGCTCATGGAAGGTGATGACCAACAGGACCCAGTGGTAGATACGGTGCGATCGCTGCTTGATGGTCACATTATTCTCGACAGGGAACTCGCTACGAACGGGCATTATCCGCCCATCGCAGTTTTGGACAGTTTGAGCAGGCTGATGCCGAGTGTTGCGTCGAAAGAGCATATGGAAAAGGCCAGTGCCCTACGACGCCTGCTATCAGCCTACACACGCTCGGAAGATCTGATCCGCATTGGAGCCTATCAAAAGGGAAGCGATCCCATTCTCGACCGAGCCGTTGAGATCATGCCGAAGTTTCGCGCTTTCCTGACGCAGAACCCAAACGACGTCGTTTCGTTCTCCCGTGTTATCCAATCGTTGCAAGAGGTGCTGAACTGA
- the fliG gene encoding flagellar motor switch protein FliG has product MTDNTGDKELNGARKAAILLSVLGEDIAAEVFRNLKGAELQRVADALSNLGPVSVDVSLRIVEEYLQRNKDQDYESQGGLEMVKRLLVRSLGEEEANAIVQRLSKSRESTPIERLQRTDAAKLARFLEAEHPQTVALVLGQLGERQASALLISLPPEKRADAIRRLAALRRFSPEMAEKVSITLSQRLKAYGEQGKRTYSGFQTVANIMNAVDSNVAVEILDEISQEQPTLAVNIRDLMFTFSDLLGVSEAQIRELMSALDKKILAVALKGTSEDLKNHFFRTMSSRAVEMLKEDVESLGPVRSKEVIKAQQEIVALARKLEAEGKMQLKGEGNDEYLL; this is encoded by the coding sequence ATGACCGATAACACCGGCGACAAGGAACTGAACGGTGCTCGGAAGGCAGCCATCTTGCTAAGCGTGCTTGGCGAAGACATTGCTGCTGAGGTCTTTCGAAATCTGAAGGGTGCGGAGCTGCAACGTGTTGCAGATGCGCTATCCAATCTTGGGCCCGTTTCTGTTGATGTCTCCCTGCGCATTGTGGAGGAGTATCTGCAACGCAATAAGGATCAGGACTATGAGTCGCAAGGTGGATTGGAGATGGTGAAACGTCTTCTGGTGAGGTCTCTGGGAGAAGAGGAAGCCAACGCCATCGTGCAGCGTTTGTCGAAGTCCCGCGAGAGCACACCCATTGAGCGCTTGCAGCGAACCGATGCAGCGAAGCTGGCGCGGTTCCTGGAAGCCGAACATCCACAGACGGTTGCATTGGTACTGGGGCAACTGGGCGAGCGGCAGGCCTCGGCGCTTCTGATCAGCTTGCCACCGGAAAAGCGTGCAGACGCGATCCGCCGGCTTGCAGCGCTGAGACGGTTCTCCCCGGAGATGGCAGAGAAGGTTTCCATCACACTGAGCCAGAGGCTGAAGGCTTATGGAGAGCAGGGCAAGCGGACTTATTCGGGCTTTCAGACGGTGGCCAACATTATGAACGCCGTCGATTCCAATGTGGCTGTGGAGATATTGGATGAGATCAGTCAAGAGCAACCCACGCTCGCGGTGAACATCCGTGACCTGATGTTTACGTTCAGCGACCTGCTTGGTGTCTCTGAGGCGCAGATACGAGAGTTGATGAGCGCGTTGGACAAGAAGATTCTTGCCGTTGCGCTCAAAGGAACGAGCGAAGACTTGAAGAACCATTTTTTTCGAACGATGTCATCTCGTGCTGTTGAGATGCTGAAGGAGGATGTCGAATCGCTCGGTCCAGTGCGCAGCAAAGAAGTCATCAAGGCGCAGCAAGAGATAGTAGCACTGGCCAGAAAACTGGAAGCGGAAGGCAAGATGCAGCTGAAGGGAGAGGGCAATGATGAATATCTCCTCTAA